One window of the Lactococcus lactis genome contains the following:
- a CDS encoding AI-2E family transporter gives MFKNSKLFFWTVEILAVTLLIFLLSQIDFVFQPIKTLLTLLFVPFIIAGFLYYVFNPVVTFMEEKLRIKKVLGIFIVLLLILGMIIFAIASVIPSLISQLTSLINATGKAYPQVRAWIEGLQHNPRFAQIYDQLDVNSLVEKLNLSYTDILHNLLNSITVSVGSIVGIITSIVMVMILVPILLYYMLKDGEKIIPFLKENVLTEDRLNIFELLENMNHTISRYISGVALDALLVFIVVFIGYMVLGIPYAFLFALFAGVTNLIPYAGPYIGVLPMIVTVAFNRPVTALIAVIYVLVLQQLDGNLVYPKIVGSAVKVHPVTVMILMLISGSLYGILGMIIAVPAYCLVKEIVKFANSLYNNHKAEQRKIISR, from the coding sequence TATTTCAACCCATTAAAACATTGTTGACGCTCTTATTTGTCCCATTTATTATTGCAGGTTTTTTATATTATGTTTTTAATCCTGTTGTTACTTTCATGGAAGAGAAGTTAAGAATAAAAAAGGTATTAGGAATTTTTATTGTTCTTTTATTAATCTTAGGAATGATTATTTTTGCAATTGCCTCAGTCATTCCAAGCTTAATTTCACAGTTGACAAGTCTAATTAATGCAACTGGGAAAGCTTATCCACAAGTTAGGGCTTGGATTGAAGGGCTTCAACATAATCCACGATTCGCTCAAATCTACGACCAACTTGATGTTAATAGTCTTGTTGAGAAATTAAATCTTTCGTATACTGATATTTTGCACAATTTGCTTAATAGTATCACGGTTAGTGTTGGAAGTATCGTTGGTATCATTACAAGCATTGTTATGGTAATGATTTTGGTACCAATCTTACTTTACTATATGCTTAAAGATGGTGAAAAGATTATTCCGTTTTTGAAGGAAAATGTTTTGACCGAAGATAGATTGAATATCTTTGAACTTCTTGAAAATATGAATCATACGATTTCACGTTATATTTCAGGAGTTGCGCTTGATGCCTTGCTTGTCTTTATTGTCGTCTTTATTGGTTACATGGTTCTTGGAATTCCTTATGCCTTTCTTTTCGCACTCTTTGCTGGAGTAACAAATCTCATTCCTTATGCGGGTCCATATATTGGTGTTTTACCGATGATAGTAACGGTGGCCTTTAATCGACCAGTAACAGCACTTATTGCCGTTATCTATGTCCTTGTTTTGCAACAGCTTGATGGAAATCTGGTTTATCCTAAAATTGTGGGGTCAGCTGTTAAAGTTCATCCAGTAACCGTTATGATTCTCATGTTAATTTCTGGAAGTTTGTATGGAATTTTAGGAATGATTATCGCTGTTCCTGCTTATTGCTTAGTCAAAGAGATTGTTAAATTTGCCAATAGCCTTTATAATAATCATAAAGCCGAACAAAGAAAAATTATTTCAAGATGA
- a CDS encoding hemolysin family protein codes for MSNPDPESVSILLQILLLIFLTALNAFFSASEMAMVSLSRTKVEQKASEGDKKYINLVNILNQPSNFLSTIQIGITLINILAGASLAEALSSRLAPLLGGTALAKTLAQIIVLAVLTYVSLVFGELYPKRIAQNLKEKLALRVAPPIQFLGKVMKPFVWFLASSTNFLSRLTPMKFDDLDEGMTRDEIEYLLNTNDEALDANEREMITGVFSLDELVAREIMVPRTDAFMIDINDDSRENITAILSETYSRVPVYDDDKDNILGILHVKKLLRYSFDHGFDDIDLREILQEPLFVPETIFVDDLMRQMRKTQNQMAVLLNEYGGVEGVVTLEDLLEEIVGEIDDETDIAEEEVFKIGENLYVVQGKMTLNDFNEEFDTHLESNDVDTIAGYFLATTGKIPAKGQQIVCKVDNDEDHFSLTSLEVSGKRVVKLRVEFDVEPEETEI; via the coding sequence ATGTCAAACCCTGATCCCGAGAGTGTATCGATACTCTTGCAGATTCTTTTACTTATTTTTTTAACAGCTTTAAATGCCTTCTTTTCAGCCAGTGAGATGGCCATGGTCAGTCTCAGCCGGACGAAAGTAGAACAAAAGGCTAGCGAAGGTGATAAGAAATATATCAACCTTGTTAATATCCTTAATCAACCAAGTAATTTCCTCTCAACGATTCAAATTGGGATTACTTTGATTAATATTTTAGCGGGGGCTAGTTTGGCCGAAGCCTTATCTTCACGTTTAGCTCCACTGTTAGGTGGAACAGCTCTAGCTAAAACTTTGGCTCAAATTATTGTTTTAGCTGTCTTAACCTATGTCTCTCTCGTATTTGGTGAACTTTATCCGAAGCGAATTGCCCAAAACCTTAAAGAAAAACTGGCCCTAAGAGTCGCACCACCTATCCAATTTTTGGGAAAAGTGATGAAACCTTTCGTTTGGTTCTTGGCAAGTTCAACAAATTTCTTAAGCCGATTGACTCCAATGAAATTTGATGATTTGGATGAAGGGATGACTCGAGATGAAATTGAGTATTTGCTTAATACAAATGATGAAGCACTTGACGCTAATGAGCGTGAAATGATTACTGGGGTGTTCAGCTTAGACGAGTTGGTTGCGCGTGAAATCATGGTTCCAAGAACGGATGCTTTCATGATTGATATTAATGATGATTCACGTGAAAATATTACCGCTATTCTAAGTGAAACTTATTCACGGGTACCAGTTTATGATGATGATAAAGATAATATTCTGGGAATTTTACATGTGAAAAAACTTTTAAGATATTCTTTTGACCATGGTTTTGATGATATTGACTTACGAGAAATTCTTCAAGAACCTTTGTTTGTTCCTGAAACAATCTTTGTTGATGACTTAATGCGTCAAATGCGTAAAACTCAGAATCAAATGGCTGTATTATTAAACGAATATGGTGGTGTTGAAGGCGTAGTTACCTTAGAAGATTTACTAGAAGAAATCGTTGGTGAAATTGATGACGAAACCGATATTGCTGAAGAAGAAGTCTTCAAAATCGGTGAAAATCTCTATGTTGTCCAAGGGAAAATGACTTTGAATGACTTCAATGAAGAATTTGATACACATCTTGAAAGCAATGACGTTGATACAATTGCAGGTTATTTCTTAGCGACAACTGGTAAAATTCCAGCCAAAGGACAACAAATTGTCTGCAAAGTAGATAATGATGAAGATCATTTTTCACTGACAAGTTTAGAAGTCTCTGGAAAACGTGTGGTTAAACTTCGTGTTGAATTTGATGTCGAACCAGAAGAAACAGAAATTTAA
- the pflA gene encoding pyruvate formate-lyase-activating protein yields the protein MMSENIDELKKVTGLIHSTESFGSVDGPGVRFIIFMQGCRMRCKYCHNPDTWALKSDKATERTVEDVMDEALRFRGFWGEKGGITVSGGEALLQIDFVLALFKYAKSLGIHTTLDTAAQPYLTDKYVTEKIDELLDYTDLVLLDIKEINPERHKELTANKNDNILAFAQYLSDRGNAMWVRHVLVPGESDFDEDLVQLGEFVKTLKNVLKFEILPYHTMGEFKWRELGWKYPLEGVKPPTKDRVHNAKEIMNTESYQDYLERIR from the coding sequence ATGATGTCAGAGAATATAGATGAACTTAAAAAAGTTACTGGCCTGATTCATTCAACTGAATCTTTTGGTTCTGTTGATGGCCCTGGGGTCCGTTTTATTATTTTCATGCAAGGCTGTCGGATGCGTTGCAAATATTGTCACAACCCTGATACTTGGGCATTAAAGTCAGATAAAGCGACAGAGCGTACCGTAGAAGATGTCATGGATGAGGCACTTCGTTTTAGAGGTTTTTGGGGAGAGAAAGGTGGAATTACCGTTTCTGGTGGTGAGGCGCTCCTTCAAATTGACTTTGTATTAGCTCTTTTCAAATATGCAAAATCTCTCGGTATTCATACAACACTTGATACAGCGGCTCAACCATATTTGACTGATAAATATGTAACCGAAAAAATTGATGAGTTACTAGATTATACCGACTTAGTATTATTAGACATTAAAGAAATAAATCCAGAACGACACAAAGAATTGACAGCTAATAAAAACGATAATATTTTAGCTTTTGCACAGTATTTATCAGACCGTGGTAATGCAATGTGGGTTCGTCACGTTCTTGTTCCTGGTGAAAGTGATTTTGATGAAGATTTAGTTCAATTAGGTGAATTTGTAAAAACTTTAAAAAATGTCTTGAAATTTGAAATTTTACCCTACCATACAATGGGTGAATTTAAATGGCGTGAATTAGGTTGGAAATATCCGCTTGAAGGTGTGAAACCTCCAACAAAAGATCGTGTTCATAATGCTAAAGAAATCATGAATACAGAATCTTATCAAGATTACTTAGAACGTATAAGATAA
- a CDS encoding manganese-dependent inorganic pyrophosphatase yields MSDKILVFGHQKPDTDAIGSSYGFSYLSNHRPNGALNTEVVALGTPNEETQFVLDYFGVKAPRVVKSAKEEGVDTVILTDHNEFQQSISDIEDLTIYGVVDHHRVANFNTAAPLFMTVEPVGSASSIVYRKFLEANVEIPKEVAGLLLSGLISDTLLLKSPTTHVTDHKVAKELAEIAGVNLEEYGLAMLKAGTNLSTKTAEELIDIDAKTFELNGSNVRIAQVNTVDIPEVLERLSDIKAAINASMTANGYDDFVFMITDIVNSNSEIIALGAHPEKSEAAFNFTLADDHAFLAGAVSRKKQVVPQLTESFNK; encoded by the coding sequence ATGTCTGATAAAATACTTGTTTTTGGTCATCAAAAACCTGATACTGACGCTATCGGCTCATCATATGGATTTTCATATTTGAGCAACCACCGTCCAAATGGTGCCCTTAACACTGAAGTAGTTGCCCTTGGAACTCCAAATGAAGAAACACAATTCGTATTGGACTACTTTGGCGTGAAAGCTCCACGTGTAGTAAAATCAGCAAAAGAAGAGGGTGTGGATACAGTAATTTTGACTGACCACAATGAGTTCCAACAATCAATCTCTGATATTGAAGACTTAACAATTTATGGTGTAGTTGACCATCACCGTGTGGCTAACTTTAATACAGCAGCTCCTTTGTTTATGACTGTTGAACCTGTTGGTTCTGCGTCATCAATTGTTTACCGTAAATTCCTTGAAGCAAATGTTGAAATCCCTAAAGAAGTTGCTGGACTTTTACTTTCAGGTTTGATTTCAGATACTTTGCTTTTGAAATCTCCAACGACTCATGTAACAGACCATAAAGTTGCTAAAGAACTTGCTGAAATTGCTGGTGTTAACCTTGAAGAATATGGACTTGCAATGCTCAAAGCTGGAACAAATTTATCTACTAAAACAGCAGAAGAATTGATTGATATTGATGCAAAAACTTTTGAATTGAATGGTTCAAATGTTCGTATTGCACAAGTTAATACAGTTGATATTCCAGAAGTTTTAGAACGTCTTTCAGATATTAAAGCAGCTATTAATGCTTCAATGACAGCAAATGGATACGATGACTTTGTCTTTATGATTACTGACATTGTTAACTCAAACTCTGAAATCATTGCTTTGGGTGCACATCCAGAAAAATCAGAAGCAGCTTTCAACTTTACACTTGCAGATGACCACGCCTTCCTTGCTGGTGCTGTTTCACGTAAAAAACAAGTTGTTCCACAATTGACTGAAAGCTTCAATAAATAA
- a CDS encoding DUF1803 domain-containing protein: MTIKIYNENRLTSQPFFKDLIEYLAQHDEVMLRQIHKDFADVKNIDRQIDSFIAAGLILRSDKRYSLGFHVFNDSEFDWETLKDKIAEPQKNIYEAPIFIEKESRIEKLLSQSMLYQSLTNQTNQVILNFMTSFSYKEYPQNTEIPQSLANYFDKVAKNLPLTPLETEVYQMIGDVDPEYALKYMTTFLLKFMRKEVVKSKSDIFVNVLEKYKYIEKISEKEYKCLLKFSEQVIPEQKYADAKSFIIAQIQQTTAIEPFISLGDK; the protein is encoded by the coding sequence ATGACTATTAAAATCTATAATGAAAATCGGCTGACAAGTCAGCCCTTTTTTAAAGATTTGATAGAATATTTAGCACAACATGATGAAGTCATGCTCAGACAGATTCATAAAGATTTTGCTGACGTAAAAAATATTGACCGGCAAATTGACTCATTTATTGCTGCTGGGTTAATCTTACGTTCTGATAAACGTTATTCGCTGGGCTTTCATGTTTTTAATGACAGTGAGTTTGATTGGGAAACTTTAAAAGACAAAATTGCTGAACCACAGAAAAACATCTACGAAGCTCCAATTTTTATTGAAAAGGAGTCACGGATTGAAAAGTTATTATCCCAAAGTATGCTTTATCAATCTTTGACTAATCAAACGAATCAAGTTATCTTGAATTTCATGACATCTTTTTCTTACAAAGAATATCCACAGAATACTGAAATTCCACAATCACTTGCCAATTATTTTGATAAAGTGGCCAAAAATTTACCTTTAACTCCGCTTGAAACAGAGGTTTATCAAATGATTGGCGATGTTGACCCAGAATATGCACTTAAGTATATGACTACTTTTCTTTTGAAATTTATGCGTAAAGAAGTTGTCAAATCTAAGTCGGATATTTTTGTCAATGTGCTGGAGAAATATAAGTATATTGAAAAAATTTCGGAAAAAGAATACAAATGTCTTTTGAAATTTTCAGAACAAGTGATTCCAGAGCAGAAATATGCTGATGCTAAATCTTTCATTATTGCTCAAATTCAACAAACCACAGCTATTGAGCCGTTCATCTCACTTGGAGACAAATAG
- the pepT gene encoding peptidase T, translated as MKYEKLLPRFLEYVKVNTRSDENSTTTPSTQALVEFAHKMGEDMKALGLKEVHYLESNGYVIGTIPANTDKKVRKIGLLAHLDTADFNAEGVNPQILENYDGESVIKLGDTEFTLDPKDFPNLKNYKEQTLVHTDGTTLLGSDDKSGVAEIMTLADYLLNINPDFEHGEIRVGFGPDEEIGVGADKFDVADFDVDFAYTVDGGPLGELQYETFSAAGAVIEFQGKNVHPGTAKNTMVNALQLAIDYHNALPEFDRPEKTEGREGFFHLLKLDGTPEEARAQYIIRDHEEGKFNERKALMQEIADKMNAELGQNRVKPVIKDQYYNMAQIIEKDMSIIDIAKKAMENLDIVPIIEPIRGGTDGSKISFMGLPTPNLFAGGENMHGRFEFVSVQTMEKAVDTLLEIIRLNNEVVK; from the coding sequence ATGAAGTACGAAAAACTGTTACCACGTTTTCTTGAATATGTTAAAGTAAATACACGTTCAGATGAAAACAGCACAACAACACCTTCAACTCAAGCGCTCGTAGAATTTGCCCACAAAATGGGTGAAGATATGAAAGCCCTTGGTCTCAAAGAAGTTCATTATCTTGAATCAAATGGTTATGTTATCGGTACAATTCCTGCAAATACAGATAAAAAAGTGCGCAAAATTGGACTTTTAGCTCACTTGGATACTGCTGATTTCAACGCAGAGGGTGTTAACCCACAAATTTTGGAAAATTATGATGGTGAATCTGTGATTAAACTTGGTGATACTGAGTTTACACTTGATCCAAAAGATTTCCCAAATCTTAAAAACTACAAAGAGCAAACTTTAGTTCATACTGACGGAACAACTTTGCTTGGTTCAGATGATAAATCTGGTGTAGCTGAAATCATGACTTTAGCTGACTATCTTTTGAATATTAATCCTGATTTTGAACATGGTGAAATTCGTGTTGGATTTGGTCCTGATGAAGAAATTGGTGTAGGTGCTGATAAATTTGACGTAGCTGACTTTGATGTTGACTTTGCTTACACTGTAGATGGTGGACCACTTGGAGAACTTCAATATGAAACTTTCTCAGCAGCTGGTGCAGTGATTGAGTTCCAAGGTAAAAATGTTCACCCAGGGACAGCAAAAAATACAATGGTTAATGCATTGCAATTAGCAATTGACTACCACAATGCACTTCCAGAATTTGATCGTCCTGAAAAAACCGAAGGCCGTGAAGGTTTCTTCCATCTTTTAAAACTTGATGGTACACCAGAAGAAGCAAGAGCTCAATATATCATTCGTGACCATGAAGAAGGTAAATTCAACGAACGTAAAGCTTTGATGCAAGAGATTGCAGATAAAATGAATGCTGAACTTGGTCAAAACCGTGTGAAACCAGTTATTAAAGACCAATACTACAACATGGCTCAAATCATTGAAAAAGATATGTCAATTATTGATATTGCTAAAAAAGCAATGGAAAATCTTGATATTGTCCCAATTATTGAACCAATTCGTGGTGGAACTGATGGGTCTAAAATTTCATTTATGGGACTTCCAACACCAAACCTTTTTGCAGGTGGTGAAAACATGCACGGACGTTTTGAATTTGTTTCTGTACAAACAATGGAAAAAGCTGTAGATACTTTGCTTGAAATCATTCGTTTGAACAATGAAGTAGTAAAATAA